Proteins encoded in a region of the Marinococcus sp. PL1-022 genome:
- a CDS encoding DEAD/DEAH box helicase, which yields MMDTVRQLQESLYRGFIDQNSYERSPYAPKLLMNDKQKHEEVLATLVHELQRCESFFFSVAFITESGLATLKTHLLELKERGVHGRILTSTFLQFNQPKVFQELLKITNVEVRLAEIDGFHSKGYVFKHNDHYSLMVGSSNLTVHALKVNYEWNIKLHSHENGEVIHHFREQFEDTWSQAIPLTEGWIEKYQQLYRPQAQEKIAELSPGWIDRNAMKEALEIKPNKMQQAALKELEALRTAGQQKGLVISATGTGKTYLAAFDVRKYRPRKMLFIVHREQILRKAKDDFAQVLGGRTEDFGLYTGAGQDVGARYVFATIQTISRDIHLQQFDPEAFDYILIDEVHKAGAASYQKVIDYFHPSFLLGMTATPERSDDVNIFALFDYQVAYEIRLQEALEEEMLCPFHYFGVTDYEKDGEVIDQTTDLSRLVSEERVEHLLEKIHYYGHSGEKVCGLIFCSRNREAEELSALMNQKGRSTVVLTGADSQDERWKQVNRLENGVIEYIITVDIFNEGIDIPGVSQVVMLRQTESSIIFTQQLGRGLRKDPAKDFVTVVDFIGNYKNNYLIPVALSGDRSLNKDHIRRRMQTNSFVQGISSINFEEVAKKKVFAAIDQTNLQEMRKLKESYMNVKQRLGRMPLLRDFLQQNAVDPEVITSKYGSYYRFLGKMKEQAPRLSPLEDQLLHLISAEFINGKRRHEPEVLRYLLTYGRITTEEIERIVQASGGVNTRTAVVSVKRLLTTDFFTDPYQKRYGRTPLIEEDKGIFMWHTAMKEALADSSWFRVLVEDVLSCAEMKNEQYGRPPFTLYQKYSRKDVCRLLNWENDESSTMYGYKTKYGTTPIFVTYHKPEDVEANINYEDKFINRRELQWYTRSNRTTASKEVQEIIDAEKQGNRIYIFVKKDDDEGREFYYMGEASPLKHTAENTSMQDKNGKLIPVVRLNLQLKEKIDADLYHYLHSE from the coding sequence ATGATGGATACAGTGCGTCAACTACAGGAATCGTTATACCGCGGCTTTATTGACCAGAACAGCTACGAGCGCAGCCCTTATGCACCAAAGCTTTTGATGAATGACAAGCAAAAGCATGAGGAGGTGCTTGCTACACTTGTTCATGAATTGCAACGATGTGAATCTTTTTTCTTTTCCGTCGCCTTTATTACAGAAAGCGGCCTGGCTACCTTGAAAACACACCTGCTAGAGCTGAAGGAACGCGGTGTGCATGGGAGAATACTTACGTCCACCTTCCTGCAGTTTAACCAGCCGAAGGTTTTTCAGGAGCTGCTGAAAATTACAAATGTGGAGGTACGGTTAGCTGAAATCGACGGGTTTCATTCCAAAGGATATGTATTTAAGCATAACGACCACTATTCACTGATGGTCGGGAGTTCAAACCTGACGGTGCATGCGCTGAAGGTGAACTATGAATGGAACATTAAGCTGCACTCTCATGAAAATGGAGAGGTGATTCATCACTTCCGGGAGCAGTTTGAGGATACCTGGTCGCAGGCGATTCCGTTAACAGAGGGATGGATAGAAAAGTATCAGCAGCTGTATCGCCCGCAGGCCCAGGAGAAAATTGCCGAGCTTTCTCCAGGCTGGATTGACCGGAACGCAATGAAGGAAGCGCTGGAAATCAAGCCGAATAAAATGCAGCAGGCAGCTTTGAAGGAACTGGAGGCCTTGAGAACAGCAGGTCAGCAAAAGGGGCTCGTCATCTCAGCAACAGGGACCGGAAAAACGTATCTAGCCGCATTCGATGTGAGAAAGTACCGGCCCCGAAAGATGCTGTTTATCGTCCACCGGGAGCAGATTCTCCGGAAAGCAAAGGACGACTTCGCCCAGGTTCTCGGCGGACGCACAGAGGATTTCGGATTATATACCGGTGCCGGTCAGGACGTGGGAGCCCGCTATGTGTTTGCAACGATACAAACGATTTCAAGAGATATTCACCTGCAGCAGTTTGACCCTGAAGCATTTGATTATATTTTAATTGATGAAGTACATAAAGCGGGGGCTGCGTCGTATCAAAAAGTGATCGATTATTTTCATCCATCATTTTTACTTGGTATGACAGCGACCCCGGAACGAAGCGATGATGTAAATATCTTCGCCCTGTTTGACTATCAGGTGGCATATGAAATACGGCTGCAGGAAGCGCTTGAGGAAGAAATGCTCTGCCCTTTCCATTATTTCGGGGTAACCGATTATGAGAAAGACGGAGAAGTGATTGATCAGACCACAGATTTGAGCCGGCTTGTGTCGGAGGAGCGAGTGGAACACCTGCTCGAAAAAATCCATTATTACGGTCATTCCGGAGAGAAAGTGTGTGGACTGATTTTTTGCAGCCGCAACCGGGAGGCAGAGGAACTGTCGGCTCTCATGAACCAAAAGGGGCGGAGTACCGTGGTGCTGACGGGGGCTGATTCGCAGGACGAGCGGTGGAAGCAGGTGAACCGTCTTGAAAACGGCGTGATTGAATACATTATTACAGTGGATATATTCAATGAAGGCATTGATATACCGGGTGTGAGCCAGGTCGTCATGCTCCGGCAGACAGAGTCGAGCATTATCTTTACCCAGCAGCTTGGGAGAGGTCTCCGCAAAGACCCTGCCAAGGATTTCGTAACCGTGGTGGATTTTATCGGCAATTATAAAAATAACTACCTGATTCCGGTGGCACTCTCCGGCGACCGTTCGCTCAATAAAGATCATATCCGACGGCGGATGCAGACCAATAGCTTTGTTCAGGGTATTTCCTCCATTAATTTTGAAGAGGTGGCCAAGAAAAAGGTGTTTGCTGCTATCGATCAGACGAACCTGCAGGAAATGCGAAAGCTGAAGGAATCATATATGAATGTAAAACAGCGTCTTGGGCGAATGCCGCTTTTAAGAGATTTTTTACAGCAGAATGCCGTAGATCCGGAAGTGATTACCTCCAAATACGGAAGCTATTACAGGTTCCTGGGCAAAATGAAGGAACAGGCTCCCCGGCTCTCTCCGCTCGAGGACCAGCTGCTGCATCTTATTTCTGCTGAATTTATTAATGGCAAGCGACGGCATGAACCTGAAGTACTCCGGTACCTTCTTACATATGGCCGTATTACGACAGAAGAAATAGAGCGCATTGTCCAAGCGTCGGGGGGCGTCAATACAAGGACAGCGGTCGTTTCCGTGAAAAGGCTTTTAACAACGGATTTTTTCACCGATCCTTATCAGAAAAGGTACGGCAGAACCCCGCTGATTGAAGAAGATAAAGGAATCTTCATGTGGCACACTGCAATGAAAGAAGCGCTCGCCGATTCATCCTGGTTCAGAGTGCTTGTGGAAGATGTGCTTTCCTGTGCGGAGATGAAAAATGAGCAATACGGCAGGCCGCCGTTTACGCTGTATCAGAAGTACTCCCGTAAGGACGTATGCCGGCTGCTGAACTGGGAAAATGATGAAAGCTCCACAATGTATGGCTATAAAACGAAGTACGGCACTACTCCTATTTTTGTTACGTATCATAAACCGGAAGACGTGGAAGCCAATATTAATTATGAGGATAAATTTATTAATCGCAGAGAACTGCAGTGGTACACCAGAAGCAACCGGACTACCGCTTCAAAAGAAGTGCAGGAAATTATCGATGCGGAGAAACAGGGTAACCGTATTTATATTTTTGTGAAAAAAGATGATGATGAGGGCCGCGAGTTTTATTACATGGGCGAAGCAAGTCCACTGAAACACACAGCAGAAAACACATCCATGCAGGACAAAAATGGAAAATTAATTCCGGTTGTGCGGTTGAACCTTCAACTAAAGGAAAAAATCGATGCTGATCTGTACCATTACCTGCACAGTGAGTAG
- a CDS encoding (deoxy)nucleoside triphosphate pyrophosphohydrolase gives MKKDIYVVGAVIYEKEWILCAQRGQTKTLPLKWEFPGGKIEAGETPEHALQREIREEMKCGISIEGKIEETTHEYDFGIVHLTTFYCRLTGEEPVITEHRTIKWVHKENLYELDWAPADIPAIHKITQ, from the coding sequence ATGAAAAAAGACATCTATGTAGTGGGAGCAGTCATTTACGAGAAAGAGTGGATTCTTTGCGCCCAGCGCGGGCAGACGAAAACCCTTCCACTGAAATGGGAATTCCCGGGCGGGAAAATTGAAGCAGGGGAAACGCCGGAGCATGCGCTGCAAAGAGAAATAAGGGAAGAAATGAAATGCGGCATCAGCATTGAGGGAAAAATTGAAGAAACAACGCATGAATATGACTTCGGCATTGTGCACTTAACGACATTTTACTGCAGGCTTACAGGAGAAGAACCGGTGATTACGGAGCACCGCACAATCAAATGGGTACATAAAGAAAATCTGTATGAATTGGACTGGGCACCGGCAGACATTCCTGCCATTCATAAAATCACTCAATAG
- a CDS encoding IS30 family transposase has product MSYSHLTMIERGQLEALTSLHWSIRRIAAFLGRHPSTISRERRRQASSDTYQAAQAQKAYHQRRKACGRKGKATPELLQAITHHLHATWSPEQIARYAPGVTVGCGTIYRWLYQGLLAKGDLRCLRQKGKRKKVRESRGRFTVGRRIEERPAVVETRQTFGHWEMDTIVSSRGKSKGCLVTLTERKSRYLLAVPMPDRRSGTVATAVETLMDQYPRGVFESITVDRGKEFACFPALEARSVPVYFADPYAAWQRGTNENTNGLLREFFPKGMDLARLSQQEVDYVIGLIHRRPRNCLHGNTTENVFHEEVLRLN; this is encoded by the coding sequence ATGAGCTACTCTCATCTTACCATGATCGAACGAGGACAACTAGAGGCTCTGACGAGCCTCCACTGGTCGATCCGGCGAATTGCGGCTTTTCTGGGCCGGCATCCATCGACCATTTCCCGGGAACGCCGGCGCCAGGCATCCTCCGATACGTATCAGGCCGCTCAGGCGCAGAAAGCCTATCATCAACGGCGGAAGGCCTGCGGGCGAAAAGGCAAAGCGACGCCCGAGCTGCTTCAAGCCATTACCCATCATCTCCATGCCACCTGGTCGCCCGAACAAATTGCCCGGTACGCCCCGGGGGTTACGGTGGGATGCGGGACGATCTATCGATGGCTGTACCAGGGGTTATTGGCGAAGGGAGACCTGCGCTGCCTTCGCCAGAAGGGCAAACGGAAGAAAGTGCGGGAAAGCCGTGGCCGTTTCACGGTCGGCCGGCGCATCGAGGAACGCCCTGCCGTGGTCGAGACCCGACAAACCTTTGGCCACTGGGAAATGGATACCATTGTTTCATCGCGTGGAAAAAGCAAGGGCTGCCTGGTGACGCTCACCGAACGCAAAAGCCGGTACCTGTTAGCTGTTCCCATGCCGGACCGGCGGTCCGGAACCGTAGCCACTGCCGTGGAAACACTGATGGACCAGTATCCTCGTGGTGTCTTTGAAAGCATAACGGTGGACCGGGGCAAAGAATTCGCCTGCTTTCCCGCCCTCGAAGCCCGGAGCGTGCCCGTCTATTTCGCCGACCCCTATGCCGCCTGGCAGCGGGGAACCAATGAAAATACCAACGGCCTTCTCCGGGAATTTTTCCCGAAGGGCATGGATTTAGCTCGCCTCAGCCAGCAGGAAGTGGACTACGTCATCGGACTGATTCATCGCCGCCCCAGAAATTGTCTACATGGGAATACCACGGAAAATGTGTTTCATGAAGAAGTGTTGCGCTTAAATTGA
- a CDS encoding ring-cleaving dioxygenase, with product MEGIRGLHHVTAITSSAEKNYEFFTYVLGMRLIKKTVNQDDIQTYHLFFSDDEGNAGTDMTFFDFPGIPKGTHGTNEIARTSFRVPSDEALAYWEKRFDRKDVKHQGIYERFGKKRLPFVDFDEQQYELVSDENNEGVPAGKPWKNGPVPDEYAITGLGPIYVRIDNIDYFKEMMERVLMFEEIGHDGSFHLFEVGEGGNGAQVIVEYNAVLPPARQGFGTVHHSAFRVKDREELEAWIQRMADFRFRTSGYVNRHYFESLYSQVAPQILFEFATDGPGFMGDEPYETLGENLALPPMLEPQREQIEASVRPIDTVRSTKAFEKEYND from the coding sequence GTGGAAGGAATCAGAGGGCTGCACCACGTAACAGCTATTACGAGCAGTGCAGAAAAAAATTATGAGTTCTTTACGTACGTATTAGGCATGAGACTGATCAAAAAAACCGTCAATCAGGACGATATTCAGACGTACCATTTGTTTTTTTCCGACGATGAAGGCAACGCCGGTACGGACATGACCTTTTTTGATTTTCCGGGTATCCCTAAAGGCACACACGGCACGAACGAGATCGCACGAACATCTTTCCGGGTCCCAAGTGACGAGGCTTTAGCGTACTGGGAAAAGCGGTTTGACCGAAAAGACGTTAAGCATCAGGGCATTTACGAACGATTTGGCAAAAAACGGCTCCCATTTGTTGATTTTGACGAACAGCAGTATGAACTTGTTTCCGATGAAAACAATGAAGGAGTGCCGGCAGGCAAGCCGTGGAAAAACGGTCCTGTTCCGGATGAGTATGCGATTACGGGGCTTGGTCCTATTTACGTCCGTATTGACAACATTGACTATTTTAAAGAAATGATGGAGCGCGTGCTCATGTTTGAAGAAATTGGCCATGACGGCTCCTTTCATTTATTTGAGGTCGGAGAAGGAGGAAACGGCGCCCAGGTGATCGTCGAATACAACGCGGTGCTTCCGCCGGCGCGTCAGGGCTTTGGCACCGTACACCACTCGGCCTTCCGGGTGAAGGACCGCGAGGAGCTCGAAGCCTGGATTCAGCGGATGGCGGACTTTCGTTTCCGCACGTCAGGGTACGTGAACCGGCATTATTTTGAATCACTCTATTCTCAGGTGGCACCGCAGATTTTATTTGAATTTGCGACGGACGGACCGGGATTCATGGGCGACGAACCATATGAGACCCTTGGAGAGAATCTCGCTCTGCCACCGATGCTCGAGCCGCAGCGCGAACAGATCGAAGCATCCGTGCGACCGATTGATACAGTAAGAAGCACGAAAGCATTTGAAAAAGAATACAATGACTAA
- the wrbA gene encoding NAD(P)H:quinone oxidoreductase, with protein MENVKVAVIYYSATGTNYTMGQWAVEGAEAAGAEAKLVRVPELAPDEAVHANPAWKQHLEDTSHIPEATLADLEWADAFIFSMPTRFGNLPAQMKQFIDTTGGLWMNGQLVNKVVSGMSSAQNPHGGQEATVKNLYTTMMHWGAIIASPGYTDPVTFASGGNPYGTSVTVDQEGSMQEDIEEAVKHQAKRTVTVASWVKKGMEQQ; from the coding sequence ATGGAAAACGTAAAAGTAGCAGTTATTTATTACAGCGCAACAGGTACAAACTACACAATGGGACAATGGGCCGTGGAAGGCGCAGAGGCAGCCGGAGCGGAAGCGAAGCTCGTCCGTGTTCCGGAGCTTGCCCCTGACGAAGCGGTGCATGCAAATCCGGCCTGGAAGCAGCATCTCGAAGACACCTCTCATATTCCGGAAGCAACACTTGCTGACCTGGAATGGGCAGACGCCTTTATTTTCAGCATGCCGACGCGTTTTGGCAACCTGCCGGCACAGATGAAGCAGTTCATTGATACTACCGGCGGCCTGTGGATGAACGGCCAGCTGGTCAATAAAGTAGTAAGCGGTATGTCCTCTGCCCAGAATCCTCACGGTGGACAGGAAGCTACAGTGAAAAACCTTTATACGACGATGATGCATTGGGGAGCCATTATCGCTTCTCCGGGCTACACAGACCCAGTAACGTTTGCGTCCGGCGGCAATCCTTATGGCACAAGTGTCACGGTTGACCAGGAAGGCAGCATGCAGGAAGACATTGAAGAAGCCGTCAAGCATCAGGCGAAGCGTACAGTAACAGTAGCTTCATGGGTGAAAAAGGGCATGGAACAGCAGTAG
- a CDS encoding alpha/beta hydrolase: protein MKHIFQQGTDQNKPTFMLLHGTGGTENDLLPVAGMIDDSASVLGVRGNITENGMPRFFKRLAEGVFDEEDLMKQTEELYGFIDTASAEHSFDRKNVVAVGYSNGANIAANLLFHYEEPVKGAALFHPMVPRRGIGLPDLTGLPVFIGAGKNDPICRPEETEELAKMLEAAGAEVTLHWEDGGHQLTKEEVEQAAAWYKNSVL, encoded by the coding sequence GTGAAACACATTTTTCAACAGGGAACTGACCAGAACAAACCGACATTTATGCTTCTTCACGGGACAGGAGGAACGGAAAACGATCTATTGCCGGTGGCAGGAATGATAGATGATTCCGCTTCGGTGCTTGGTGTGCGTGGAAATATTACAGAAAATGGCATGCCAAGATTCTTTAAACGGCTGGCCGAAGGCGTGTTTGATGAAGAAGACTTAATGAAGCAGACGGAGGAGCTTTATGGATTTATCGACACTGCTTCTGCTGAACATTCCTTTGACCGGAAAAATGTTGTGGCGGTTGGATATTCCAACGGCGCCAACATTGCTGCGAACCTGCTCTTTCATTACGAAGAGCCGGTGAAGGGGGCAGCGCTTTTTCATCCGATGGTGCCACGCCGGGGCATAGGGCTTCCGGATTTAACCGGCCTGCCCGTATTTATTGGAGCGGGGAAAAATGATCCGATCTGCCGTCCGGAAGAAACAGAAGAACTGGCGAAAATGCTTGAAGCAGCCGGTGCTGAGGTCACCCTTCACTGGGAGGACGGGGGTCATCAGCTGACAAAAGAAGAAGTGGAGCAGGCGGCTGCCTGGTATAAAAACTCTGTGCTGTAA
- a CDS encoding ring-cleaving dioxygenase, whose protein sequence is MEKKTAGIHHITAIVESPKENIAFYLEVLGLKLVKKTVNFDDPGTYHLYFGDREGSPGTIMTFFPWNEARKGRTGSGQVDTTVFAVPAESLGFWKERLTALGVKVEQFERYNETYLRFQDPHGLHLELTERPLNRNSSSTVPEAYAIQGFAGAVLNSGAPHQTADLLEQVLGMNYAGQDGTYLRFQTEASVGNTIDISTAPVSRGELGTGTVHHIAFRARDDADQLEWQQQMTAHGYVPTEVKDRDYFKAIYFREHGGLLFEIATDPPGFTRDEPLEQLGQELKLPVWLEPRRKQIEASLEPVDAAK, encoded by the coding sequence ATGGAGAAAAAAACCGCTGGTATTCATCACATTACGGCCATTGTAGAAAGCCCAAAAGAAAATATCGCCTTTTATTTGGAGGTTCTTGGTTTAAAACTTGTTAAAAAAACCGTTAATTTTGATGATCCCGGCACGTATCATCTGTACTTTGGCGACCGGGAAGGTTCGCCGGGCACCATTATGACGTTTTTCCCCTGGAATGAGGCGCGTAAAGGGCGGACTGGAAGCGGCCAGGTGGATACCACGGTGTTCGCTGTCCCTGCCGAAAGTCTTGGCTTCTGGAAGGAACGCCTCACGGCTTTAGGGGTGAAGGTAGAACAATTCGAAAGATACAACGAAACGTATCTTCGCTTTCAGGATCCACACGGCCTTCATTTAGAGCTGACGGAACGTCCGCTGAACAGGAATAGTTCTTCAACGGTGCCTGAGGCTTACGCCATTCAGGGATTTGCCGGGGCGGTACTGAATTCCGGGGCACCTCACCAGACAGCTGATCTTCTCGAGCAGGTGTTGGGAATGAATTATGCGGGGCAGGATGGGACGTATCTGCGTTTCCAGACCGAAGCCTCTGTCGGTAATACCATTGATATCAGTACAGCTCCCGTTTCAAGGGGAGAGCTTGGAACAGGTACTGTGCACCATATAGCTTTCCGGGCTCGGGACGATGCGGACCAGCTCGAATGGCAGCAGCAGATGACGGCCCATGGCTACGTGCCCACAGAAGTGAAGGACCGTGATTATTTCAAAGCCATTTATTTCCGCGAGCACGGTGGCTTATTGTTTGAGATTGCGACTGATCCCCCGGGATTTACCCGGGATGAGCCGCTCGAGCAGCTGGGACAGGAATTAAAGCTGCCTGTATGGCTGGAGCCCAGACGAAAGCAGATTGAAGCGTCACTGGAACCGGTAGACGCTGCAAAATAA
- a CDS encoding MarR family transcriptional regulator, which produces MSNPTSGQDLALKSLVVLSRANHAVEEKIREDIRAHGLNPTEFAVLELLYHKGEQAIQRIGEKILLSSGSMTYVIDKLEKKKYLFRTRCPEDRRIINVRITEEGSSLMDEIFPLHQTAIQEMFSVLDDEEKETFIALLKKLGLSLEK; this is translated from the coding sequence ATGAGCAATCCTACGAGCGGGCAGGACCTCGCTTTAAAATCATTAGTTGTGTTATCGAGAGCCAATCACGCAGTGGAAGAAAAAATTCGGGAGGATATACGTGCCCATGGTTTGAATCCTACTGAATTTGCTGTGCTTGAGCTTTTGTACCACAAAGGAGAACAGGCTATTCAGCGCATCGGTGAAAAAATACTGCTTTCGAGCGGAAGCATGACCTACGTTATTGATAAACTCGAAAAGAAAAAATATCTTTTCCGGACCCGGTGCCCGGAGGATCGGAGAATTATTAATGTACGTATTACAGAAGAAGGCTCGTCGTTGATGGATGAGATATTTCCCCTCCACCAGACAGCTATTCAGGAAATGTTCAGTGTGCTTGATGACGAGGAAAAAGAAACATTTATAGCTCTTCTGAAAAAATTAGGTCTTTCTCTCGAAAAATAA
- a CDS encoding CHAD domain-containing protein: MDQLFSDHFIYCRKALTLEDTEDVHQARVTGRRLQALIDFLGIPRSHEVRTRLKRIHRLLAPLRESDVIISSFQSLLDQTTDPRQEEVFKTVLRLQYLKQKKHQQALFTKLPEMIENAHIQRWHFFLESELPLFSKFFPLKDRLEKKENSYRKTFRRYKSIKNRYGWTNDRTLAALHDVRLQTKEMRYLYKYTSSIYQFDGNRSEELYKQMQPLLGDINDRRDWLREIHKKKVKTRLSQNGVQILSRIFNEEIYRLHKELVRL; this comes from the coding sequence TTGGATCAGCTGTTTTCCGACCATTTTATCTATTGCAGGAAAGCTCTCACTCTTGAAGACACTGAAGACGTTCATCAGGCACGCGTGACTGGACGCCGACTCCAGGCACTTATCGATTTTTTGGGCATTCCACGTTCCCATGAAGTTCGCACGCGGCTAAAGCGCATCCACCGCCTTCTTGCTCCTTTAAGAGAGAGTGATGTGATAATTTCTTCTTTTCAATCACTTCTTGACCAGACAACAGATCCACGGCAGGAAGAAGTATTTAAGACAGTTCTGCGGCTTCAGTACCTTAAACAAAAAAAGCATCAGCAAGCTCTCTTTACAAAACTCCCCGAAATGATTGAAAACGCGCATATACAGCGATGGCATTTTTTTCTTGAAAGCGAACTGCCACTGTTCAGCAAATTTTTCCCCTTAAAAGATCGGTTGGAAAAAAAAGAAAATAGCTATCGAAAAACTTTTCGCCGCTACAAATCTATTAAAAATCGTTATGGCTGGACAAACGACAGGACCCTCGCCGCCCTGCACGACGTACGTCTGCAAACGAAAGAGATGCGTTATCTGTACAAATACACCAGCAGTATATATCAGTTTGACGGTAACCGTTCCGAAGAGCTGTACAAACAAATGCAGCCTCTGCTTGGCGATATTAACGACCGACGCGACTGGCTTCGTGAAATTCATAAGAAAAAAGTAAAAACCCGCCTTTCTCAAAACGGTGTTCAAATCCTCTCCCGTATTTTTAATGAGGAAATTTATAGACTTCATAAAGAACTTGTACGCTTATGA
- a CDS encoding LysM peptidoglycan-binding domain-containing protein codes for MKWLKAAVILVFLLVICFSFPVQSDAASSKYVVKGNTSSKVVALTFDDGADGTNISKILQTLSTQNVKATFFLTGSGTKDHPQSIRNIAAAGHQLGNHSYSHPDFTTISTTKMKKELADTEALVKSTTGKSTKPIFRAPFGATNSTVLKTVGDAGYTHTLHWNIDTIDWRGLSKTQVLNKVVNNIEPGSVVLMHTGAGAPGTPAALPEMITKLKAQGYKFVTVSELLKIQGSTSAGGASYTVKSGDTLYSIANRNNVSVTELKKANSIPTSSNVIRVGQVLKIPGKGTTTPPPAASGSYTVKSGDTLYSIANRNNVSVTELKKANGIPTSSNVIRVGQVLKIPGKGTTTPPASSTTYTVKSGDTLYSIAGRYNTTVQKIAADNNISNTGVISVGQRLKIAS; via the coding sequence ATGAAGTGGTTGAAAGCCGCTGTCATTCTGGTATTTTTGCTTGTTATCTGTTTCTCGTTCCCTGTGCAGTCGGACGCTGCCAGTTCAAAGTATGTAGTGAAAGGAAATACTTCAAGCAAGGTGGTGGCGCTGACTTTTGATGACGGTGCAGATGGGACAAACATTTCTAAAATTCTTCAGACATTGTCCACCCAAAATGTAAAAGCCACTTTTTTCTTAACTGGCTCCGGAACGAAGGATCATCCGCAGTCTATCCGGAATATTGCAGCTGCCGGGCACCAGCTCGGTAATCATTCGTACTCCCATCCTGATTTCACCACTATTTCCACTACGAAAATGAAAAAAGAATTAGCAGACACGGAAGCCCTCGTGAAAAGCACTACCGGCAAATCAACTAAGCCAATCTTTCGGGCTCCGTTCGGCGCCACCAATTCCACCGTGCTTAAAACGGTAGGAGATGCAGGCTATACGCATACTCTGCACTGGAATATCGATACGATTGACTGGAGAGGGCTTTCAAAAACCCAGGTATTGAATAAAGTAGTAAATAATATTGAACCGGGTTCGGTCGTATTAATGCACACAGGGGCAGGAGCGCCTGGCACACCGGCCGCACTTCCGGAAATGATTACAAAGCTGAAAGCCCAGGGGTACAAATTTGTAACGGTCTCTGAGCTTCTGAAAATCCAGGGTTCAACATCGGCCGGAGGAGCTTCTTATACCGTAAAATCTGGAGATACGCTGTACAGCATTGCCAACCGCAATAATGTAAGCGTGACAGAGCTGAAAAAAGCCAACAGTATTCCGACGAGCTCGAACGTCATCAGGGTCGGGCAGGTATTGAAAATCCCGGGTAAAGGTACCACTACTCCGCCTCCGGCTGCCTCCGGATCATATACCGTAAAGTCGGGTGACACACTGTACAGTATCGCCAACCGCAACAATGTGAGCGTGACAGAGCTGAAAAAAGCCAACGGCATCCCGACGAGTTCGAACGTCATCCGGGTTGGCCAGGTGCTGAAAATTCCGGGCAAGGGAACCACTACTCCCCCAGCCTCGTCCACTACGTACACTGTAAAATCAGGTGATACGTTATACAGTATTGCAGGAAGATACAATACTACTGTCCAAAAAATTGCTGCGGACAATAATATTTCCAATACGGGTGTGATCAGTGTTGGTCAGAGGTTGAAAATCGCTTCTTAA